The Bacteroidota bacterium genomic sequence TGTAAATTGAATCAGGATAGGCAGGGATCTCATTGGCTGTAAAACCGTAAATATTGAGTTGCTGTGTGTCGGTTGTAAAAGGATGATTCTGAAAATATTTTATATGTATCAGGGTATCCAGCATACCAATGATTGGAGAATCTTTGATCAGCAATTGCCCGTTTTCATTTGTATCAATAACAAAAGCCTGGGTATCGGGAGCAAAAAGAGGACTGTATATGGTATCGGAAACCATCAGCGTGTCGTCCTGTGGTACATATGCCCGTGAAAAAAAAGGCAATAAGATAATAAGCAGTAATAGAACACCGGGGAGTCTGAAACTTGTCATATACAGTGTATTTGGGCTTTTCAATTAACAGAAATCCTGTGTAAAAATTGTTACGTACATAAAAAAATCCGCTTGATACAAAATGTATACGGATAAACAATCAGGAGGAAAAATTACGGCTTTTCAATTTTTTTGGTATCGGTGCCACTATCCTTATCCTTTTCCTCATCTTCACCGGAAAGTCCTTTTTTAAATTCCCTGGCACCTTTACCTATCCCTTTCATAAGCTCGGGAATTTTCTTTCCCCCAAACAGGAGGAGGACAATAGCGACGATCAGTACTATCTGCCATGGGCCGATCATGCCCAAAAGTATAAAAAGGTTCATGTGTTAATTTCTTTATCAGGTTGAATTGTACAAAGATAGTATTTTCAATTACAATTTTAATTTATTTTTGTACAATCCAGACTGGCAAAATAGTATTCATAAATGATACCTGAAGCATGAAACGCAATTATTTACTACTTCTAACTGTATTCTTCTTACTGATCCAATCGTCGATATCAGGGCAGAACACTTCATTGACCCACCATATGACTCCTGAAGAGGAGTTAATTAAGGACCAGATAGACCGTGATTTTTATCCAACTCTTCCACCGGCGGGTCCTGTCCGGATGGTTGCCGAATTTGAGCACATGCAGGCCGTTTTGATCCGGTATCCGTTTGGCATCCCCATGTCGTTGATAAAAGAAATGTCTGAAGATTGCACCGTGTTGACCGTTGTTGCCAATCAGTCGCAGGAAAACACAGTCAGGGGCCAATACCAGTCGGCAGGGGTAAACATGAACCACGTTGAGTTCATGCATGCATCCACAGATTCTTACTGGACAAGGGATTACGGTCCATGGTTCGTGGTCAATGGGAACAATGAAATAGGTGTTTGCAACTTCCCATATAACCGTCCAAGGCCCAACGATAATGATATTCCTATTGAGGTTGCCGAGTATTATGATATTGAGCTTTACGGAATGGAACTTATCAGCACCGGCGGCAATTATATGTGCGATGGAATGGGAATTGCTGCTTCGTCTGATCTGGTAATAGAAGAGAATCCCCAGCTGACTCTAACACAGATCAACGGCAAGGTATTGAATTATCTCGGTGTTCATACATACCATATAATACTTGATCCTTTGGGCGAATACATCAAACATATTGACTGCTGGGGTAAATTCCTTGATATTGACAAAG encodes the following:
- a CDS encoding twin-arginine translocase TatA/TatE family subunit — translated: MNLFILLGMIGPWQIVLIVAIVLLLFGGKKIPELMKGIGKGAREFKKGLSGEDEEKDKDSGTDTKKIEKP